A DNA window from Mycolicibacter hiberniae contains the following coding sequences:
- a CDS encoding LCP family protein yields MTITPPGPAPWERWRDPADVPASHRRTPARRRDAGNGSVSVADLIAKVNAGAPPSGGRSQRRAAAALPPQVPTTQTDGPAPASEPPAAPALDVAELPDVMPDIAAVAHPSEVPDLGRIHGTSLAPADSPDWDGLAATTELPDIAPEIHLDPVGPYRYAEPDEDVPRAPHRRAKAAGRAAAAMLAILALVLTGSAWQWSSSKNRSLNHISALDPDSHDILDAAGQYGDENFLIVGADTRAGANSSIGAGTTDDAEGARSDTIMLVNIPANRKRVVVVSFPRDLAITPIQCEAWNAATGVYGPVYDEETGSYGSDLVYTETKLNSTYAFGGPKCLVKEIQKLSGLAINRFMAVDFVGFGKMVDALGGVEVCTPSPLYDLVLGSVLENTGRQRVNGATALNYVRARHVTTEDNGDYGRIKRQQLFLSSLLRSLISTNTFFSPTKLNNVVNMFIGDSSVDNVTTRDLVNLGQSLQKVAAGHITFVTVPTSETDENGDEVPRMDDVRALFDAIINDDPLPGENDHNATSVPTTTALSATAPSTSAPESPARPLSEQVRAVTTSPAEVTVRVSNATEQAGLAGGTSERLQQWGFNVDNADDYPGTVKATKVLFSPGNEQAAATVSSALSDAPIERVSGLGNIVRVVLGSDFRTVTKPAASGSQINVELTRNTSAEPTELPDDLTVTNAADTTCE; encoded by the coding sequence ATGACGATAACTCCGCCCGGACCCGCGCCGTGGGAACGCTGGCGGGACCCGGCGGACGTGCCTGCCTCCCACCGGCGCACCCCGGCGCGGCGACGCGACGCCGGCAACGGCTCGGTGAGCGTTGCCGACCTGATCGCCAAGGTCAACGCCGGCGCTCCGCCTTCCGGTGGCCGCAGCCAGCGCCGGGCCGCCGCGGCCCTGCCTCCCCAGGTGCCGACGACGCAGACCGATGGGCCCGCCCCCGCGTCCGAGCCGCCGGCCGCGCCCGCGCTCGACGTCGCCGAGCTGCCCGACGTGATGCCCGACATCGCCGCGGTGGCCCACCCCTCCGAGGTGCCCGACCTCGGCCGTATTCACGGCACGTCGCTGGCCCCGGCCGACAGCCCCGATTGGGACGGGTTGGCCGCGACCACCGAGCTCCCCGACATCGCACCGGAGATTCACCTGGACCCGGTCGGCCCGTATCGCTACGCCGAACCGGACGAGGACGTACCGCGCGCGCCGCACCGTCGGGCCAAGGCCGCGGGCCGGGCCGCCGCGGCGATGCTGGCGATCCTTGCCCTGGTGTTGACCGGTTCGGCCTGGCAGTGGAGCAGCTCGAAGAATCGCAGCCTCAACCACATCAGCGCCCTGGATCCCGATTCGCACGACATCCTCGACGCGGCCGGCCAGTACGGCGATGAGAATTTCCTGATCGTCGGCGCCGACACCCGGGCCGGCGCCAACAGCAGCATCGGCGCCGGAACCACCGACGACGCCGAGGGCGCCCGCTCGGACACCATCATGCTGGTCAACATCCCGGCGAACCGTAAACGCGTGGTGGTGGTCTCGTTCCCACGGGACCTGGCGATCACCCCGATCCAGTGCGAGGCGTGGAACGCCGCCACCGGGGTCTACGGTCCGGTCTACGACGAGGAAACCGGTAGCTACGGCAGCGACCTGGTCTACACCGAGACGAAGCTGAACTCGACGTACGCCTTCGGCGGCCCGAAGTGTCTGGTCAAGGAGATCCAGAAGCTGTCCGGGCTGGCGATCAATCGCTTCATGGCGGTCGACTTCGTCGGATTCGGCAAGATGGTCGACGCCCTGGGCGGCGTCGAGGTGTGCACCCCGAGCCCGCTGTACGACCTGGTGCTGGGCAGTGTGCTGGAGAACACCGGACGCCAGCGGGTCAACGGCGCGACCGCGCTGAATTACGTGCGGGCCCGCCACGTCACCACCGAGGACAACGGCGACTACGGCCGCATCAAACGCCAGCAGCTGTTCTTGTCGTCGTTGCTGCGCTCGCTGATCTCCACCAACACCTTCTTCTCCCCGACCAAGCTCAACAACGTGGTCAACATGTTCATCGGCGACAGCTCGGTGGACAACGTGACCACCAGGGACCTGGTGAACCTCGGCCAGTCGCTGCAGAAAGTCGCCGCCGGGCACATCACGTTCGTGACGGTGCCGACCAGCGAGACCGACGAGAACGGCGACGAGGTCCCGCGCATGGACGACGTCCGGGCCCTGTTCGACGCCATCATCAACGACGACCCGTTGCCGGGCGAGAACGACCACAACGCCACCTCCGTCCCGACCACCACGGCGCTGAGCGCGACAGCCCCGTCCACGTCGGCGCCCGAGTCGCCGGCCAGGCCACTCAGCGAGCAGGTGCGCGCCGTCACCACCTCACCCGCCGAGGTCACCGTGCGGGTTTCCAATGCCACCGAGCAGGCCGGCCTGGCGGGCGGCACCTCCGAACGCCTGCAGCAGTGGGGCTTCAACGTCGACAACGCCGACGACTATCCCGGCACCGTCAAGGCCACCAAGGTGTTGTTCTCCCCCGGCAACGAGCAGGCCGCGGCGACGGTGTCCTCGGCGCTGTCAGACGCGCCCATCGAGCGGGTCAGCGGATTGGGCAACATCGTGCGAGTGGTCCTGGGATCCGACTTTCGCACCGTGACCAAGCCGGCGGCCAGCGGCTCGCAGATCAACGTCGAGCTCACCCGCAACACCAGCGCCGAGCCGACCGAACTCCCCGACGACCTGACCGTCACCAACGCCGCCGACACCACCTGCGAGTAG
- the phoU gene encoding phosphate signaling complex protein PhoU has product MRTAYHEQLSDLAEQLGTMCGLAGAAMERATQALLQADLMLAEQVITDHERIAAMSTRAEESSFVLLALQAPVAGDLRAIVSSIQMVADIDRMGALALHVAKITRRRHPQHALPEEVNGYFAEMGRLAVELGNSAQEVLLSRDPEKAARIREEDDAMDDLHRHLFSVLMDKEWRHGVAAAVDVTLLGRFYERFADHAVEVARRVIFQATGKFPDEHTLPSSE; this is encoded by the coding sequence ATGCGAACCGCGTACCATGAGCAACTCTCGGATCTCGCCGAACAGCTCGGCACGATGTGCGGCTTGGCCGGGGCAGCCATGGAACGCGCCACTCAGGCCCTGCTGCAAGCCGACCTGATGTTGGCCGAACAGGTGATCACCGATCACGAGAGAATCGCCGCGATGAGCACCCGCGCCGAGGAGAGCTCGTTTGTGCTGCTGGCGTTGCAGGCACCGGTTGCCGGGGACCTGCGCGCCATCGTCAGCTCCATTCAGATGGTCGCCGATATCGACCGGATGGGCGCCCTGGCCCTGCACGTCGCCAAGATCACCCGCCGTCGGCATCCCCAGCACGCACTGCCCGAGGAAGTCAACGGTTACTTCGCTGAAATGGGCAGGCTCGCAGTCGAGCTGGGCAACAGCGCACAAGAGGTGTTGTTGTCGCGGGACCCGGAGAAGGCCGCCCGGATCCGCGAAGAAGACGACGCGATGGATGACCTGCACCGGCATCTGTTCTCGGTGCTGATGGACAAGGAGTGGCGGCACGGCGTGGCCGCCGCCGTCGACGTCACGCTGCTCGGCCGGTTCTACGAGCGGTTCGCCGATCACGCTGTCGAGGTCGCCCGCCGGGTGATCTTCCAGGCCACCGGCAAGTTCCCGGACGAGCACACCCTGCCGTCAAGCGAGTAG
- the hrpA gene encoding ATP-dependent RNA helicase HrpA, with the protein MSEPSVAQLRTQLDGLTIRDAAYFGRRLKDLRGEQPEKLRQLAERMSAAQALIAQRRAAVPAIGYPDLPVSARRDEIAAAISAHQVVVVAGETGSGKTTQLPKICLELGRGIRGTIGHTQPRRLAARTVAARIAEELATPLGDVVGYAVRFTDRVSDRTLIKLMTDGILLAELERDRRLLRYDTLIIDEAHERSLNIDFLLGYLRELLPRRPDLKVIITSATIEPQRFAAHFAGPDGASAPIVEVSGRSYPVEIRYRPLELPVVGDTDNDPDDPDHEIIRSQTRDEIEAIVDAVHELSAEQPGDILVFLSGEREIRDTAEALGGLPNTEILPLYARLSTAEQQKVFAPARTGRRIVLATNVAETSLTVPGIRYVIDPGNARISRYSRRLKVQRLPIEPISQASAAQRSGRCGRTAPGVCIRLYSEADFEARPRYTDPEVLRTNLAAVLLRMASLRLGAVEDFGFLDPPDARSIRDGVQLLVELGAFTADGQITDIGRRLARLPVDPRLGRMIVAAETEGCVREVLVLAAALTIPDPRERPIDREEAARQKHARFADDDSDFIAYLNLWSYLSEQRKTLSGSAFRRMCRNEFLHYLRIREWQDLVGQLRSIAGDVGIRDTADKPAAPAAIHAALLAGLLSHVGMRRSDGREYAGARNSKFVLAPGSVLAKRPPRWTMVAELVETSRLFGRTAARIQPEAVERVAADLVQRSYSEPHWDAKRGEVMAFEKVTLYGLPLVTRRRVGYARVEPVVAREMFIRHALVEGEWTARHRFLADNAALRTQLQELEDRVRRRDLIVDDDTVYDLYDARIPAEVVSARHFDSWWKRQRQDTPELLTFTRDELLRTDETLGADRPDRWATADLALPLSYRFEPGAADDGVTVHVPIDVLARLHGDEFAWQVPALREELVTALIRSLPKELRRNFVPAPDTARAVLSVIGTSTEPLLEALAGELRRRTGVLVPVDAFDMTTLPAHLRVTFAVEAADGTELARGKDLAALQERLSASAREAIADAVGAELERTGLRGWPDDLDTLPQTVQRVVAGRAVRGFPAFADAGGDAELRVFATEAQQRGALGPGIRRLLRCEIPSPVKAVERQLDSQTRLMLKANPDGSLQALIDDCADAAADALVPAPVWTRDEFVALRKRVAAALVATTADVVTRVAQVLAAARETQVALPVQPPAAQAESIADITGQLEALLAPGFVTATGRAHLGDLTRYLAAIRRRLEQLPRALQADRDRMARVQGVQQAYQDLLAVLPAARRQDAAVREIARQIEELRVSLWAQQLGTPRPVSEQRIYRAIDALLA; encoded by the coding sequence GTGTCCGAGCCGTCCGTAGCACAGTTGCGCACGCAGCTCGACGGCCTCACCATCCGCGACGCCGCATACTTTGGCCGGCGGCTCAAGGATCTGCGCGGCGAACAACCGGAGAAGCTCAGGCAGCTGGCCGAACGGATGAGCGCCGCACAGGCGCTGATCGCGCAGCGGCGCGCCGCGGTACCGGCCATCGGCTACCCCGACCTGCCGGTCAGTGCCCGTCGCGACGAGATCGCCGCGGCGATCAGTGCACACCAGGTGGTGGTGGTGGCCGGTGAAACCGGCTCGGGCAAGACCACCCAGCTGCCCAAGATCTGCCTGGAACTCGGTCGCGGAATCCGGGGCACCATCGGCCACACCCAGCCGCGGCGGCTGGCCGCCCGCACTGTCGCCGCGCGCATTGCCGAGGAACTGGCCACCCCGCTCGGCGACGTCGTCGGCTATGCGGTCCGATTCACCGACCGGGTCTCTGACCGCACCCTGATCAAGTTGATGACCGACGGCATCCTGCTCGCCGAACTGGAACGCGACCGGCGGCTGCTGCGGTACGACACCTTGATCATCGACGAAGCCCATGAGCGCAGCCTCAACATCGACTTTCTGCTGGGCTACCTGCGCGAGTTGCTGCCGCGCCGCCCGGACTTGAAGGTGATCATCACTTCGGCCACCATCGAACCCCAACGTTTCGCGGCGCACTTCGCCGGACCCGATGGCGCCAGCGCGCCGATCGTCGAGGTGTCCGGGCGCAGCTATCCGGTCGAAATCCGCTACCGCCCGCTGGAACTGCCGGTGGTGGGCGATACCGACAACGACCCGGATGACCCGGATCATGAGATCATTCGCAGCCAAACCCGCGACGAGATCGAAGCCATCGTCGATGCGGTGCACGAACTTTCCGCCGAACAACCGGGCGACATCCTGGTGTTCTTGTCCGGCGAGCGTGAGATCCGGGATACCGCAGAAGCTCTCGGTGGACTGCCCAACACCGAGATACTTCCCCTGTATGCGCGGCTGTCCACCGCCGAACAGCAGAAGGTGTTCGCACCGGCGCGCACCGGCAGGCGGATCGTGCTGGCCACCAACGTGGCCGAGACCTCTTTGACCGTTCCGGGAATCCGTTACGTCATCGATCCGGGCAACGCCCGAATCTCGCGCTACAGTCGCCGGCTGAAGGTGCAGCGGCTGCCGATCGAGCCCATCTCGCAGGCTTCAGCAGCGCAGCGCAGCGGCCGGTGCGGGCGCACCGCTCCCGGGGTGTGCATCCGGCTCTACAGCGAGGCGGACTTCGAGGCGCGCCCGCGCTACACCGATCCCGAAGTGCTGCGGACCAACCTGGCTGCGGTACTGCTGCGGATGGCCTCGCTTCGGTTGGGCGCGGTTGAGGACTTCGGTTTTCTCGATCCGCCCGACGCCCGCAGCATCCGCGACGGCGTCCAGCTGCTGGTCGAGCTCGGTGCCTTCACCGCGGACGGGCAGATCACCGACATCGGCCGCCGGCTCGCCCGGCTTCCGGTGGATCCGCGGCTGGGCCGGATGATCGTGGCGGCCGAGACCGAGGGCTGTGTACGCGAAGTGCTGGTGCTCGCGGCCGCGCTGACCATCCCAGACCCGCGCGAGCGGCCCATCGATCGTGAGGAGGCTGCCCGGCAGAAGCACGCCCGGTTCGCCGACGACGACTCCGACTTCATCGCCTACCTCAACTTGTGGTCATATCTGTCCGAGCAGCGCAAGACGTTGAGCGGCAGTGCCTTCCGCCGGATGTGCCGAAATGAGTTCTTGCACTACCTGCGAATCCGGGAATGGCAGGATTTGGTCGGTCAGTTGCGCAGCATCGCCGGAGATGTCGGCATCCGTGACACAGCCGACAAGCCGGCCGCACCCGCGGCCATCCATGCCGCGCTGCTGGCCGGCCTGCTGTCGCACGTCGGGATGCGCCGGTCCGACGGCCGCGAATACGCCGGGGCGCGTAACTCGAAATTCGTTCTCGCCCCCGGCTCGGTGCTGGCCAAACGGCCGCCGCGCTGGACGATGGTGGCCGAACTGGTGGAAACCAGCCGGTTGTTCGGGCGGACCGCCGCACGCATCCAACCGGAGGCGGTCGAACGGGTGGCCGCCGATCTGGTCCAGCGCAGCTACAGCGAGCCGCACTGGGACGCCAAGCGCGGCGAAGTGATGGCCTTCGAGAAGGTGACGCTCTACGGCCTGCCGCTGGTCACGCGCCGGCGGGTCGGCTACGCCAGGGTTGAACCGGTGGTGGCCCGCGAAATGTTCATCCGGCATGCGCTGGTGGAGGGCGAGTGGACGGCCCGGCACCGCTTCCTGGCCGACAACGCGGCGTTGCGCACCCAACTGCAGGAGTTGGAGGACCGGGTTCGGCGTCGCGACCTGATCGTCGACGACGACACCGTTTATGACCTCTACGACGCCCGGATTCCCGCCGAGGTGGTGTCGGCACGACACTTCGACAGCTGGTGGAAACGCCAGCGGCAGGACACGCCGGAACTGCTGACCTTCACCCGCGACGAGTTGCTGCGCACCGACGAGACGCTCGGCGCCGACCGGCCGGACAGATGGGCGACCGCGGATCTCGCGTTGCCGTTGAGCTACCGTTTCGAGCCGGGCGCCGCCGACGACGGGGTCACCGTCCACGTACCGATCGACGTCCTGGCCCGGCTTCATGGTGACGAGTTCGCCTGGCAGGTACCGGCGTTACGCGAAGAGCTGGTCACCGCCCTGATCCGGTCCTTGCCGAAGGAGTTGCGGCGCAACTTCGTACCGGCGCCCGACACCGCCCGCGCAGTGTTGTCGGTCATCGGCACGTCGACCGAACCGCTGCTGGAGGCTCTGGCCGGCGAACTGCGCCGCCGCACCGGGGTGCTCGTGCCGGTCGACGCCTTCGACATGACCACGTTGCCGGCGCACCTTCGGGTCACCTTCGCGGTGGAAGCCGCCGACGGCACCGAGCTGGCCCGCGGCAAGGATCTGGCTGCCCTGCAGGAGCGACTGTCTGCATCGGCCCGTGAAGCGATCGCCGATGCGGTCGGCGCGGAGTTGGAGCGCACCGGGCTGCGCGGCTGGCCGGACGACCTCGACACCCTTCCGCAGACCGTCCAGCGGGTGGTGGCCGGACGTGCCGTGCGCGGTTTCCCCGCCTTCGCCGACGCCGGCGGCGATGCCGAGCTGCGGGTGTTCGCCACCGAGGCGCAACAGCGCGGCGCGCTCGGCCCCGGCATCCGCAGGCTGTTGCGGTGTGAGATCCCCTCTCCGGTCAAAGCGGTTGAGCGTCAGCTCGATTCGCAGACCCGCCTGATGCTCAAAGCCAACCCGGACGGGTCGCTGCAAGCGCTGATCGACGACTGTGCTGACGCTGCCGCCGATGCCTTGGTCCCCGCGCCGGTGTGGACGCGAGACGAGTTCGTCGCGCTGCGCAAGCGGGTGGCTGCGGCCCTGGTCGCCACCACGGCCGACGTCGTCACCCGGGTGGCGCAGGTGCTGGCCGCCGCGCGGGAAACGCAGGTGGCGCTGCCGGTGCAGCCGCCGGCGGCTCAGGCCGAGTCGATCGCCGACATCACCGGGCAGCTGGAGGCATTGCTGGCACCCGGGTTCGTCACCGCCACGGGGCGCGCACATCTGGGGGACCTCACCCGGTATCTCGCCGCGATACGCCGCCGGTTGGAGCAGTTGCCCCGCGCGCTGCAGGCCGACCGGGACCGGATGGCGCGGGTGCAGGGCGTGCAACAGGCCTACCAGGACCTGCTGGCGGTTCTGCCCGCGGCACGTCGCCAGGACGCCGCGGTGCGTGAGATCGCCCGCCAGATCGAAGAACTGCGGGTGAGCCTGTGGGCTCAGCAACTCGGAACCCCGCGCCCGGTGAGCGAACAGCGGATCTACCGGGCGATTGATGCGCTACTCGCTTGA
- the pstB gene encoding phosphate ABC transporter ATP-binding protein PstB, which yields MAKRLDLADLNIYYGSFHAVADVTLSVAPRSVTAFIGPSGCGKSTVLRTLNRMHETTPGARIEGTVLLDGEDIYLPGIDPVGVRQAVGMVFQRPNPFPTMSIRDNVVAGLKLQGIRNRRALDETAEFSLRAANLWNEVKDRLDRPGGGLSGGQQQRLCIARAIAVQPDVLLMDEPCSALDPISTMAIEELIAQLKQEYTIVIVTHNMQQAARVSDQTAFFNLSGAGKPGRLIEIDGTEKIFSNPTFKETEDYISGRFG from the coding sequence GTGGCTAAAAGGTTGGACCTGGCCGACCTCAACATCTACTACGGGTCGTTTCATGCGGTGGCCGACGTGACGTTGTCGGTCGCGCCGCGAAGCGTCACCGCGTTCATCGGGCCTTCGGGATGCGGGAAATCGACGGTCCTGCGCACCCTCAACCGGATGCACGAGACCACTCCCGGGGCCCGGATCGAGGGCACGGTGCTGCTCGACGGCGAGGACATCTACCTGCCCGGAATCGACCCGGTGGGCGTTCGGCAGGCAGTCGGAATGGTGTTCCAGCGTCCGAATCCGTTTCCCACCATGTCGATTCGCGACAACGTGGTGGCCGGCCTCAAACTGCAGGGCATCCGCAACCGCCGTGCGCTCGATGAAACCGCGGAATTCTCGCTGCGCGCCGCCAACCTGTGGAACGAGGTCAAGGACCGGCTGGACCGGCCCGGCGGCGGGCTCTCGGGTGGTCAGCAGCAGCGGTTGTGCATCGCCCGGGCCATCGCGGTCCAGCCCGACGTGCTGCTGATGGATGAGCCCTGCTCGGCCCTGGACCCCATCTCCACGATGGCCATCGAAGAGCTGATCGCCCAGCTCAAGCAGGAATACACCATTGTCATCGTTACTCACAACATGCAGCAGGCGGCGCGGGTGAGCGACCAGACGGCGTTCTTCAACTTGTCCGGCGCCGGTAAGCCGGGCCGGTTGATCGAGATCGACGGGACCGAGAAGATCTTCTCCAACCCGACTTTCAAGGAAACCGAAGACTACATCTCCGGCCGCTTCGGCTGA
- the pstA gene encoding phosphate ABC transporter permease PstA, whose translation MTALLDRPVKPRTFAGVGPRRRMANAIATVLVTLAMALALVPLVWVMYSVLRLGFGAVSSSDWWTHSQAGMTAFVAGGGAYHAIVGTLLQGLLCAAISIPIGIFVAIYLVEYGAGTRLGKLATFAVDILTGVPSIVAALFIYALWVATLGFQRSGFAVSLSLVLLMVPVIVRATEEMLRIIPMDLREASYALGAPKWKTITSIVVPTALSGIVTGILLALARVMGETAPLLILVGYSQAMNFDMFHGFMGSLPGMMYDQTSAGAGASAVPTDRLWGAALTLILLIAILNVAARFGARIFAPKKF comes from the coding sequence ATGACCGCGTTGCTGGACCGGCCCGTCAAACCGCGCACGTTCGCCGGGGTGGGTCCGCGCCGGCGGATGGCCAATGCGATTGCCACGGTGCTGGTGACCCTCGCGATGGCGTTGGCCCTGGTGCCGCTGGTCTGGGTGATGTACTCAGTGCTCAGACTCGGTTTCGGCGCTGTCTCTTCCAGCGACTGGTGGACGCACTCGCAGGCCGGCATGACCGCATTCGTGGCCGGCGGCGGCGCTTACCATGCGATCGTCGGGACGCTGCTGCAAGGACTGCTGTGCGCCGCCATCTCCATCCCGATCGGTATCTTCGTGGCGATCTACCTGGTCGAGTACGGCGCCGGCACCAGGCTGGGCAAGCTTGCGACGTTCGCCGTGGACATCCTGACCGGGGTGCCGTCGATTGTCGCGGCGCTGTTCATCTACGCCCTGTGGGTCGCCACCCTCGGGTTTCAGCGATCCGGGTTCGCCGTGTCGCTGTCGTTGGTGCTGCTGATGGTGCCGGTGATCGTGCGGGCGACCGAGGAGATGCTGCGGATCATTCCGATGGACTTGCGCGAAGCCAGCTACGCGCTGGGGGCGCCGAAGTGGAAGACCATCACCAGCATCGTGGTGCCCACCGCGTTGTCCGGGATCGTCACCGGGATTCTGCTGGCGCTGGCCCGGGTCATGGGCGAGACCGCGCCGCTGCTGATTCTGGTCGGCTATTCGCAGGCGATGAATTTCGATATGTTCCACGGCTTCATGGGATCGTTGCCGGGGATGATGTACGACCAGACGTCGGCGGGCGCCGGCGCCAGTGCAGTGCCGACAGACCGTCTCTGGGGCGCTGCTCTGACGCTGATCCTGCTGATCGCGATACTCAATGTCGCGGCCAGGTTCGGGGCGCGCATCTTCGCGCCCAAAAAGTTCTAG
- the pstC gene encoding phosphate ABC transporter permease subunit PstC, protein MRSTAARSAASRLQDRIFRLSAAGSAVLIIVVITAVGGFLLVRAIPALQRNRENFFTYGGSWVTTDTSAMHFGIAEMLQVTVFVSLFALSLAMPVALGVAVYLAQYAPRRLVGPLGYMVELLAAVPSIIYGAWGLYVLAPQLRGTALWLNEHLGGFFLFATGNASVAGGGTIFTGGIVLAVMILPIITAVTREVLAQTPRGQIEAALALGATRWEVVKMVVLPFGRSGYISAAMLGLGRALGETVALLIILRSTQKAFNWSLFDGGSTFATKIAATASEFNDQYKAGAYIAAGLVLFVLTLIVNALARIAITRKVPS, encoded by the coding sequence GTGAGGTCGACGGCGGCGCGTTCGGCCGCAAGCCGCCTCCAGGACCGGATATTCCGCCTGTCCGCGGCCGGCTCGGCGGTGCTGATCATCGTCGTGATCACGGCTGTCGGAGGGTTCCTGCTGGTGCGCGCCATACCGGCGCTGCAGCGCAACCGGGAGAACTTCTTCACCTACGGCGGAAGCTGGGTCACCACCGACACCTCCGCCATGCATTTCGGCATTGCGGAGATGCTGCAGGTGACGGTGTTCGTCTCGCTGTTCGCCCTGTCGCTGGCCATGCCGGTTGCCCTGGGTGTGGCCGTCTATCTCGCCCAATACGCGCCCCGGCGCCTCGTCGGGCCGCTGGGATACATGGTGGAACTGCTGGCCGCGGTGCCGTCGATCATCTACGGGGCCTGGGGCCTGTACGTGCTCGCTCCGCAGTTGCGGGGCACCGCGCTCTGGCTCAACGAACACCTCGGCGGGTTCTTCCTGTTCGCGACCGGCAACGCCTCGGTGGCCGGCGGCGGCACCATCTTCACCGGCGGAATCGTGCTGGCGGTGATGATCCTGCCGATCATCACCGCCGTCACCCGCGAGGTGCTGGCCCAGACACCCCGTGGCCAGATCGAGGCCGCCTTGGCGCTGGGGGCGACTCGCTGGGAGGTGGTCAAGATGGTGGTGTTGCCGTTCGGCCGTTCCGGCTACATCAGTGCCGCGATGCTCGGTCTGGGCCGCGCGCTCGGTGAGACGGTCGCCCTGCTGATCATCCTGCGTTCCACTCAGAAGGCGTTCAACTGGTCGCTGTTCGACGGCGGCTCCACCTTCGCCACCAAGATCGCCGCCACCGCATCGGAGTTCAACGACCAGTACAAGGCGGGCGCCTACATCGCGGCCGGGCTGGTGCTGTTCGTGCTGACGCTGATCGTCAACGCGCTGGCGCGCATTGCGATCACCCGAAAGGTTCCGTCATGA
- the pstS gene encoding phosphate ABC transporter substrate-binding protein PstS: protein MTRTTAGLALVAAAMTGLALSGCGSDDNGPSATSTGIATGAADSAECSGKGTLTAEGSTAQQNAIAVFNQVWGKQCAGKNLSYNPTGSGAGREQFIAGHVDFAGSDSPLSQAQVAQAAARCGQNPAWHLPLVFGPVSIAYNLDGVDNLVVDGDVLARIFSGGITRWDDPALVALNPGTQLPAMDVTPIYRSDSSGTTDNFQKYLSAAAPQAWTKGEGSEFQGGVGEGAQKSAGVVQAVQSTPGAVGYVEKGFADQAGLLSALIDSGSGAVAATDDTVGAAIQSAGYLSEDSNDMRLDLKSLYGTEQAAAYPLVLVTYEIVCSKGYDADTSAGVKSFLRSASTIGQGELAAAGYVRLPDPLKRRLSAAIDAIQ from the coding sequence ATGACACGCACGACGGCGGGTCTTGCGCTGGTGGCAGCCGCGATGACCGGGCTGGCATTGAGCGGCTGTGGCAGCGATGACAACGGCCCGAGCGCGACCAGTACCGGGATCGCCACGGGCGCAGCGGATTCCGCTGAATGCTCCGGGAAGGGCACGTTGACTGCCGAGGGCTCGACCGCTCAGCAGAATGCGATCGCGGTGTTCAACCAGGTGTGGGGCAAGCAGTGCGCGGGAAAGAACCTGTCCTACAACCCGACCGGTTCGGGTGCGGGCCGCGAACAGTTCATCGCCGGGCACGTCGACTTCGCCGGATCCGATTCGCCGTTGAGCCAGGCGCAGGTGGCCCAGGCCGCTGCCCGGTGCGGCCAGAACCCGGCGTGGCATCTGCCGCTGGTGTTCGGGCCGGTAAGCATCGCCTACAACCTTGACGGGGTGGACAACCTGGTGGTCGACGGCGACGTACTCGCCCGCATCTTCAGCGGAGGCATCACCCGCTGGGACGACCCCGCGCTGGTCGCCCTCAACCCGGGAACGCAACTGCCCGCGATGGACGTCACGCCGATCTACCGATCGGACTCTTCGGGCACCACCGACAACTTCCAGAAGTACCTCAGCGCCGCAGCGCCGCAGGCCTGGACCAAGGGCGAGGGCAGCGAGTTCCAGGGCGGCGTGGGCGAAGGCGCCCAGAAGTCGGCCGGGGTGGTGCAGGCGGTGCAGAGCACTCCGGGTGCCGTCGGCTATGTCGAGAAGGGCTTCGCCGACCAGGCCGGCCTGCTCTCGGCGCTGATCGACTCGGGCTCGGGAGCAGTCGCCGCGACCGACGACACGGTCGGCGCCGCGATCCAGTCCGCCGGATACCTCTCCGAGGACAGCAATGACATGCGGCTGGACCTGAAGTCGCTGTACGGCACCGAGCAGGCCGCTGCTTACCCGCTAGTCTTGGTGACCTACGAGATCGTCTGTTCGAAGGGCTACGACGCCGACACCTCCGCCGGCGTGAAGTCGTTCCTGCGGTCGGCCTCCACCATTGGCCAGGGCGAACTGGCCGCCGCCGGATACGTTCGGTTGCCGGATCCGTTGAAACGGCGCTTGAGTGCCGCGATCGACGCGATCCAGTAG